In the Apis cerana isolate GH-2021 linkage group LG7, AcerK_1.0, whole genome shotgun sequence genome, TAGCCAATATTATGGCGAGTTTCTATCGTACGAATTTCCTCCGTGGCAATAGACGACAAGTAATATGGATTATTTGTAATTCGAAGATTTTAGCGAAGATTGTAAATAACAGAGTGATGGATAGTAACAATCTcgaagtataataattaatattaaaaaaaaaaaaaaatggatcaaCCACGAGACACGGTCTCATGGTTTAGCTCCATCAAATTTGGTCGAACTGTCGCGTTTCGTGGATACTTTCTCATGGAAGACTGTTACTATTATAGGAGAATACTTTTAGTATACCAATTCGGAAACGAAGTACAAAAACAGACACCGAGATTTCGTTCGCCTCTAGTGAAGAATGAGTTCCGAAGAGTTTGGGGATATTCGAACAGGAAGTAAGTACAATTActgtaaataaatactttcaaatataattgactaatatataaattattatgcagTAATTGTGTTAAATATTTGCTGCTCTAAGAGTATGCTCtgttcgatttaattaatttattgaagttATGGTATAAACGAGCGGAGGAGTAAAAAAacatatcgtatattttttagctgtaataattttcctcTTCAATTCTCTTGAATACCTGTATATCCAAGCATTGATTGattgaagggaaaaaaaaaaaaaagaaaaaagaaaagagagaaaaaaaaggaaataataacgattgtatttttgattaaacagGGAATTAGGTAATTTTTAAGTTGCGTTCGATCAATTGCATGATTATCGTTGAATattgttttagaaaaaaattaaaattaaagaaaaattctgtaaaattcacgtgtgaaaaagaaattgtatatttatacgtacTTTGAGTCGCGTTAGCGTGTTAtccataaaaatgataaaacttttACGAGTACAATAAATTAGGCATATACGATAATACGTACGATCATTTATACTAAtgtcttttacattttttaatcggtatatttcttattagacTTTTAGATCCTCCGATTCTTCGTTCCTCCATCGGATACACCTGTAATACCATccatatgtaaataaacaaacggtttaataataatatctaattactCACATTTTTGGGATATCCTTGATATATCGAAATTCGTTGATATGTTTTGTCGAATCGTCGATTTTACATTTCTCCCTCCAAACCTTCGTGCTATTTAACAATGTCGAATAATTTCGCGTTTCAACGAGTTCCACCCTTTTTACATCCACCAAGTCGCTTTTCTTTGGCTTCTTTGAACgtagaatcaaatttttccttttctcagTATATTCTTTATCCTGCTCCctgcgagaaaaatttctcttctaaattatttgtttatttgatttattcattttgctatttattataacattgaaattttaccTAAACGCTCTAATCAAAATTgtgttatatttacatttctctTTGTAAACTTTGTTCATTTCTTTCAAAGTATTTTccattgattttttctttttgtattcttCCAAAGATTCCTGAATCTTCTCTtgacgtttctttcttttattttcttccctttctttcttcaactTCATTTGCACTTTCATCTGTTCTTCATCCATAAAACGTTTATTTTCCTTCTcaattttccactttttaatcaattcttttttctcattgttattattcgaACTTGCACTGCTGTTAGTTTCCGAATGACTTgtctttttaaaaacttttatcgttTTCTCTTCGACAATTTCGTTTTGGAAATCTTCCTTTTCGTGCCAATGCTCAATTTCTTTCCcaatttcatcgatatttgtttttttctctaattctTTTTGTCGACGCCATTCCTTCACCGCCATCCTTTGTCTTTCACGCAAATCTTCGTAATGTTTGTACCATGCCTCGTGATTCACTATGCTTTCAGCCGTTAAATCTGGACACTTTTTTTGAATCGTTGTAACAAGAGTTGGAATGCTTTTGCACTTTTtcctcatttttaaaaaaaacaagtgaTCATCCAACGTCCAATTTTCCGTGTGACCTGTTTcgaatttggaatattttaaaaagatttttaatctttgacGAACACGTAAGTATTTCTATTACCTGTTATCGCAACAAGGTCATGAAAATCATCCACGtctttaaattcgattttttcctttttattttccgtTTTAGTTTTACACAACAGTGGAGTGCGTGTTGCATTTTTCTTCTGCGCCTTCTCATATTTATCCAAATTGAAGTTACATTCTTGAAATTCAGAATTTAAAGCATCCCCTTCCTCTTTTAAAGTTTGAATGGGataagattttttgaaatccTGCATATTTTGCGAAAGTTTGatcaattttgatttgtacatttttacatctaaatataaatacaagtattttaaatataaataatttattaggatagaaataatttttagaacgaatatatatttatttacctaatttcttaatttcttccggatttttaacgatattttttacagaatCCAAAtcggaaataatattttctatatttttatacattgtatCTAAATAATTGTGTCTGCCAAATATCATcacacaaaataaattaaacatttatttatatttaaaaatagtatagaTTTGTAGATATATTCgaatttgtgtatatttttaatactcgaattttatttcttatatacgcATGGAAACGTGTTGGAAatgattaattctttattatgagaaattcgaattaatttgaattaatttgaatagcgtaataataaaatattaaaatattaaaatattatacatatgacGTAATTTACCTTCTTAAGGACAACTCTGTATGTTGGTGCGTGATATCTTGTAATAAATTCGAgtctattttcatatttttaattgcgcTAATTAATCCTTTATCAAGAATATGTTCTTGCTGTTTCAACCTCAATAAtggtttcataaataaattttgtgcgGATACCACTTTCTTCTTCGACGTATCATTCCTTGTTTTAACACTATTATCGCTATTGGCGCACATCGGCGTAATTAATTATCCGTAAATTGTCGCTAATTAGACGAGAAATTGGTTTCAATAACCCTTTGAGTTCGACGTTTAACGTCAAAGTACGTGCAGCAAAGTTCAATTTCCATTAGTCAACTGTAGAGCATTCTATAGGTTTCCATAGTAATTCCCCATAACGCAACCCCATATATTTGTTGCACCTGTcgttcgaatgaaaaattttaaaggttACTAGCTGTAATtaatacgtttatttttaataaaaaatataacaagtaTGTAATATACGTTTCTTATGAAACGttgtatcatatatttgatatacatcgatatattattaagttgATACAGAACACTTGTTTTCAAtccaaatatatcattattattatatgttaaaatcaataatgtgcatttaattattttttattattagcatAAAAACTATAGTATTTTAtgctaataaaatgaaaactaattatgttattttattatttaattattaataattattagtacaaaatgttatagaataaattcattgtttaatatattttttttttcctttactttaaatctttttcgatATCCCATATCGCGTTTGTAATCACGCGCCAAAAGTATAGACAAAGAaagcaaataataagaaaaggacagagatagagtaaaaattaggaaatcagcgccatctgtTGAATGTCTTAGCTAGAACAAATgtagacaaagaaaaaaaatggtaggaaaaggatagagatagaataaGAGTTGATCGCTAGTGCCATCTTTCGGatgataaagatatttctttataaacaaGATggtcaatttttactttaaaaataggTAAGATAAAATGGATTAAGGATCAACGCCGTCTCTTAGATATCAAAAGAcacatttttttgttacaaagAGAAGTACACAAAAGATGATGCTGATCTTCAATTCTTGTTCTACTTTATCTTGCTTTCAAAGAAGTTGTTATCATCCGAAAGATGGCACTAGCGATCAACTCttattctatctctatccttttccTGCCATTTGTTTTCTTTGTCTACATTTGTTTCAGCTAAGACATTCAacagatggcgctgatttcctaatttttactctatctctgtccttctttcattatttgctTTCTTTCTCTATACTTTTGGCGCGATCACGCGgaatcgaatatttcgtttcatccATCATTTCTTTCTCAAAACTACAATGtactttaattttcaattcaaatgtACAGATATTACACTTTCGGTTTTAAAATGTGAACGATgactttgtaaaaaataataaatgactcGAGGCACTGTTTTGGTGACAATGTAAGGACGGGATTTAaacaaacgaaaatttaactgTCAACAAAGGGAATAGGACAGAAttctaaaacatttaaaaaaaagttctatCAAATATTCTTTGCGAAGCATTCTT is a window encoding:
- the LOC107993700 gene encoding coiled-coil domain-containing protein 112-like, translating into MCANSDNSVKTRNDTSKKKVVSAQNLFMKPLLRLKQQEHILDKGLISAIKNMKIDSNLLQDITHQHTELSLRRHNYLDTMYKNIENIISDLDSVKNIVKNPEEIKKLDVKMYKSKLIKLSQNMQDFKKSYPIQTLKEEGDALNSEFQECNFNLDKYEKAQKKNATRTPLLCKTKTENKKEKIEFKDVDDFHDLVAITGHTENWTLDDHLFFLKMRKKCKSIPTLVTTIQKKCPDLTAESIVNHEAWYKHYEDLRERQRMAVKEWRRQKELEKKTNIDEIGKEIEHWHEKEDFQNEIVEEKTIKVFKKTSHSETNSSASSNNNNEKKELIKKWKIEKENKRFMDEEQMKVQMKLKKEREENKRKKRQEKIQESLEEYKKKKSMENTLKEMNKVYKEKCKYNTILIRAFREQDKEYTEKRKNLILRSKKPKKSDLVDVKRVELVETRNYSTLLNSTKVWREKCKIDDSTKHINEFRYIKDIPKMCIRWRNEESEDLKV